GGCAGTTGGCCTTGGCTTTGTTGGCAAGCTCGCTGAAAGTCGCTGCATCGATACCCGGAACACTGCCGACCAAGATCAGCGCACTCTTGGTGATCGCGCCTTTGGCCGGATCAAGCGTCACGACCGCCTTGGCTTCGAGCTTTTCAGCCGGGGTGCCGTTTTCCGCCAGGAAGTGTGAAAGCTGCATGGCGAAGCAACCCGCATGGGCCGCACCGAGCAGTTCCTCGGGATTGGTACCGGAAGTGCCGCTTGCGTCCTCGAAACGCGCCTTGAAATTGTAAGGGAGACCCTTTAACGCGCCGCTTTGGGTGTCGAGCGTGCCTTGACCATCTTTCAGCGCGCCTTTCCAGATTGCTGTTGCTTGTCTGTCCATTTGTCGTCTCCCTCGTGGTTGAAGTATCGAGCCGGCTGGTCTTCGATAAAAGCATAACGCGCCGAGCATAGTGCAGTTCCGAGACAGATGCATGTCGGGAATTCGCTCAACCTTTGGCAGCAAGAAGAGAATCCCATATTGATGAAATGCTGTCATCAGGCTAAAAAAACAATTCCCTTATGGAACGGTCTCACACGCTTCCGTTCAGACTATTCAATTCTCATCGCCAGAACTGGAATCATCCCGTGAAACTGAAGAAACTCGGCAGGACCGATATCGACGTCACTGAAATTTGCCTCGGCACCATGACCTGGGGCGCACAGAACACCGAAGCCGATGCACACAGCCAGATCGACTATGCGTTGGATGCGGGTATCAATTTCATGGATACGGCGGAAGTCTATGCAATTCCGTCGAGCGCGGACACCTACGGCAAAACCGAAAGTTATATCGGCACGTGGTTCAAGAAGACCGGGAAGCGCGACAAATTCGTGCTGGCGTCGAAGATTTCCGGCGGCGGCAATAGCTGGATCCGCAATGGAACCCCGCCTGATCGCCAGAGCGTGCGTGAAGCGGTTGAAGGCAGTCTGCAGCGTCTACAGACCGACTATATCGATCTTTATCAGGTCCACTATGCCGCCCGCGGTCATTATCATTTCGGTACCGCATGGCAGTATGCACCGCAGAACCAGGACAAGTCGCAGGTCGTCGCGCAGATCGAAGAGACCCTGCAGGGGCTTGGCGATATGGTCAAGGAAGGCAAGATCCGCCACGTCGGCCTGTCCAACGAAACGGCCTGGGGGATCGGTCAATGGCTCAAGCTTTCCGAGCGTCACGATCTGCCCCGCATTGCTTCTGTGCAGAACGAGTACAGCCTTATCCAGCGCGTCTTCGATCTCGATCTTGCCGAACTCAGCCATCACGAGGATGTCGGCCTTCTCGCCTATTCGACGCTGGCTTCCGGCGTGCTGACCGGCAAATATCTCGATGGGAAAACGCCGGCGGGCACGCGCGGCTCGATTCAGCCGGGCGGTCTATGGCGCAACAATGAATACTCCGCGCCTGCGGTTCGCGCTTATATTGAACTCGCCCGCAAGCACAATCTCGATGTGGCGCAGATGGCGATCGCCTTTGCGCTGTCGCGGCCGTTCATGACCTCGGTTATTATCGGGGCAACATCGATGGAGCAATTGAAGACCGATATCTGGGCAAGCCAGATCACGCTGCCACCGGAACTCCTCAGGGAGATAAACGCGATCTACCGCAGATATCCGCGACCGCTCTAGAGCAAGTCTAGATCGGCTGGCCCTGCAGCAGTTTCGGCGCTGTCGTCGATAGTCCCGCGGCCTGGCGGATGAAGAATCCCTTGAGCCGCGGCATCCGTTCGACAAGGCCGAGACCAAAATCGCGCAGCGCCCGGACCGGCACGTTGTCGTTGGAAAACAGCCGGTTCAAAACGTCCGTGGTGACGCCCATCTGCACCGTGTCGAAGCGCCGCCAGGTCTGGTAGCGTTCGAGCACCGCTACCGAACCGATGTCGAGCCCGAGCCGATCGGCATCGACGATGGTTTCCGCCAGCGCTGCCGCATCCTT
This is a stretch of genomic DNA from Phyllobacterium zundukense. It encodes these proteins:
- a CDS encoding OsmC family protein, encoding MDRQATAIWKGALKDGQGTLDTQSGALKGLPYNFKARFEDASGTSGTNPEELLGAAHAGCFAMQLSHFLAENGTPAEKLEAKAVVTLDPAKGAITKSALILVGSVPGIDAATFSELANKAKANCPVSKALGAIELTLDAKLA
- a CDS encoding aldo/keto reductase, with translation MKLKKLGRTDIDVTEICLGTMTWGAQNTEADAHSQIDYALDAGINFMDTAEVYAIPSSADTYGKTESYIGTWFKKTGKRDKFVLASKISGGGNSWIRNGTPPDRQSVREAVEGSLQRLQTDYIDLYQVHYAARGHYHFGTAWQYAPQNQDKSQVVAQIEETLQGLGDMVKEGKIRHVGLSNETAWGIGQWLKLSERHDLPRIASVQNEYSLIQRVFDLDLAELSHHEDVGLLAYSTLASGVLTGKYLDGKTPAGTRGSIQPGGLWRNNEYSAPAVRAYIELARKHNLDVAQMAIAFALSRPFMTSVIIGATSMEQLKTDIWASQITLPPELLREINAIYRRYPRPL